From the Cololabis saira isolate AMF1-May2022 chromosome 24, fColSai1.1, whole genome shotgun sequence genome, the window CTCTTGTTTCCCAGGGCCGTCTTTATTGAGTGTCTTGACACTGGAATTACCCGTTGAATGGCATTAATAAAAGTCGAACTCAAGTGATGTACTCGAAAGCTGCATAATTAGAACAAGTGCACGGCGGTCTCACAGGAGGAAGACACAAAACAGTCCGGGGACACATCTGCATGCGACGGGGCAGTGAAACGCACGCGCCTGCATTTTAATTTGACGGGGAATCTAAATTCAAAGCCTGTGGTGCTCAAGCTCATGAAACAAGACATCAAATATGTCCCCGTGGCCGCAGAGAGCATGGAGCCGAGGCCGCCAACAGACATTACTGGTCCACTTCCAGCAAACATGAGCCGCCCCCCCCAACTCTCCCTCTGTCGGCTTGTTGCGAGTGTGTGAAGTGACCAATGCAGCCAGGAAGCTGATGTCACCCCCCCTGAACCTGCCCTCAGCCACACGATGTGACTTTGAGAGTCCCCTCTCTGTCTGACTCGCATATTTAGTCATGTTTTCAgctgctgcaggttcaggctccgCGTTAAAGTCAACAAACGGATTCATTCATGCTCGAAACTAAAAAGTGTTAACTGGCAGCTTGACATTGGTTAGTCACATCTGGATTTACACGCAAACGGCGCCCGAAGACAGAGAAAGAAATCGTCAATGACTCCGTAAACTTGTCTCAGCAGAGGTGCAGAACTTCAGATACAAGCTGTattatttaaaaacagaaaaaactgtGACATACAACATAAAAGTCGCAGAATAAGCAGTTCCCCAGATGGCCACTAGGGGCCGGCTCCAGAAGTGAGTCCCTTTCTATTGTACCTCATCAGTAATACATGAATATTAAAGACACATATTGTATAATTTATATCAAACATATACTGAACCACGGAACAAATAGATAATTAGGGAGAATTTATAAAAATTTGGTGACACATTTGCAGCCACTTGAGACAAGTAAAAATATGAtcacaataaaatacattaattcatgttttgtcttttgtaatgtgtcccctttaaatacaaGCTGCAATCCTTATTATAATTCAATTAAAACCATCAAGTATGAGAAAACGATCAAGAACTGAGCAACAGTGTAGCTGTACCCGTTATTAAAATGTGCAGGAATAAGTGCAGAGAAGCCGAGTAGCGAAGATAAATCTTTTACTTTGTTGGGAAAAATAATACATTGTTAAAGAAATCTGGTAAACGGGAGGAATATGTTCAGATCATGAGTTCAAAAGTATTACAATGTGCTTTAAGCACCAAAAACAACCTCAAATTATGAGCAGAAATACTtcataatagaatagaatagaatagaatagaatagaatagaatagaatagaatagaatacaactttattaatcccccagaggagaaatttgcttgtgcagcagcaaacatacacactctCAACAATTTTACAATGagggttatatatatatatatatatatatatatatatatatatatatatatatatatatatatacacacatacattttctttgttaCACTGGAACTAACGAAGAATTTAGAAAATGGGCTAATTTCAATTTAACCTTCACTTATTGACGAATTCCTGATCAGATTCCATGAAATAGTTAATGAGTTTTGGTCGGCAAAAtattaaatgaataaagaacGAATTAGAGACAACCTACATTTTTACCTCATAATTTTTAATAAAGGACTATACAAACTAAGATTCTAATCTTATAGTAAAGGGGAGGGAGTAGTtataaaatcccttttttgtgaCTGAGAGTATTTGGGTATTTAAAGTGACTACCAGCTTTAAATACGACTCCATCACTTTGTTTGGGTCCCTCATtgcttttttattcattttattgtcCTCTTGAATGAGCCGTCAGATGTGTGAGGTGTTGTGACGTCACAGACCCACATCAGTGAGGAACTACGCTTCTCTGCACATCAAATCAGCTGCATTTGCTATATCTGGAAAGTTAGAGTAGGTACTTGTGGAAAAGTGTCACAAAACAGCAGCagtgattttaatttattagGAGGGGGTGGGGTTTAGTGTCTGATCCCGCCCCcttggaaagaaaaaagaccaGCAGCTATgggagaaataaagacaaaagcaGCTTTTTCTACTATATCTGAGATGTTTTGATGAAAATTTGCTACAAACATTTCCCATAATGCTTCATTCAGGAAATGTCAAATTTGAAAAATCTGGTATAAAACTGCATGTCTCCTTTAATTAATAATCAGGCCATAAGTGGCCATGGAATACTTGTGACGTATTTGTTTTAAGCGTAACTGAAGGCTGATATCACTACAGTAACTATTTAATTAGCTATATTAACTTTTTTGACAACCCAACTCCTACTTGTGGCTAAATAATTATTTATGACGTAATTGGCCACTTTTGCGTCCTGAATATTCCCTGCACGTGATTGATCCCGTGGCCAGGTGCTGATCAGTCCCTGACTGGGCTCTCAGATCGATGCTGTGTTCATGCATGCCTCTCAGATCGATGCTGATGTTCATGCATGCTCTGCTCTCCTCCTGCAAACATCTGGACGCAGCTGGATGCAGCCGGGCGCGCGCGCCCGCTCCACGCCGAGGCGCGCGCCCTCTCCGGTCAGAGCCATAGGCTGCCCattagaggactagaggactagacccAGTTCCTAACTTCCCCGGCTCCATTCCCGTCGTCTCGGCCCCCCACCCGCACCACCTGCCACGATTCCCGCCCGGAGCGGCTGCGTTATTCCGGGGTTTGTGTCGCGCCTCGGTCCGCGGAGCAGGCGCTCCGTGCTGGTGTTGGTGGCCGTGGTCGCCatggctctgctgctgctggccgtGGCCgtcccgctgctgctgctgcgctccTCCGACTCCTCCGCGCATCACTTCGAGATGATGGGCACCTGCCGGATGGTGTGCGACCCCTACAAGCCCAAGCCCGGGGGCCAAGCCACGGCCATGGAGGTGATCCAGGGGGTCGCGCCACCGCCGCAGCCGCCCATGGCGCAGGGGAGCCGCGGGGAGCCGGGGAGACCCGGCAAGCCGGGACCCAAGGGGCCCCCTGGAGAGCCGGGGCCGCCGGGCCCCCGGGGGCCCCCGGGGGAGCGCGGAGGCGGCAATGCCGGTGCCGGTGACGGCGGCACCAAACTCGGCTTCCCCGCCAGGGCTGCGGACAACGAGCTGGACGGCACCAACTCCACGGCGGGATCCGGGTTCCGGATCGCCTTCTACGTGGGTCTGAAGAACCCGCACGAGGGATACGAGGTGCTGAAGTTTGACGACGTGATCACAAACTTGGGGAACAATTACGACTCGAGCACCGGGAAGTTCACCTGCCATGTGTCCGGGATCTACTTCTTCACCTACCATGTGCTGATGCGCGGAGGGGACGGGACCAGCATGTGGGCCGACCTGTGCAAGAACGGACAGGTAGGACGGATTTATGTTTGAAAATAGTgctttacattttaatttaattgatttTGTTGAATGGTAAAATGAAGCGCATCACTTAAAAAAGCAGATCCGGATTTTACGcaccaaacacacacagctgagcCTTCTCCCTTTGCCAAACACGAGTTATATAACTGCACCCCCAAACGCAGATATCTTAGATGAATTTAGGCCAAAGGCAGTAATATTTTCGGTCAACTCCAAACGTCTGTACCGAAACTGTTTGGCAGCGGCGTTCATGCGTAAATTCTCTCCGGGCGAGTGTTTCCTCCAGCCGCATGCGGGGTCAGGCGTCTGGATGAGACTGGAGTCTCTCCTAATAGGTTGTGACAGAAGGTTGAGTTCAAACATGTGCAAGTAAATCCAATTAAAGTTTTTCTTGTGTTCTACGAGATCCAGAAGCGGATTTAAAATAGCGTCATATCCTTTTGCGGTGCGTAAAAGGATGAAAACGATCTTTTCTCCTCGATTTCTGTGTTGTTCCTTTATTTATTACGAGGGTTTTCTCCCCCCACCAGGTCCGGGCCAGCGCCATCGCCCAGGACGCAGACCAGAACTACGACTACGCCAGCAACAGCGCCGTGCTGCACCTGGACTCTGGAGACGAGGTCTACGTCAAACTGGACGGCGGCAAAGCGCACGGAGGCAACAACAACAAGTACAGCACCTTCTCCGGGTTCATCCTCTACCCCGACTAAGGCTGAAGTCACTGCAGAAATGTGTCCCCAAGCAAAGCCCAGATGTTTCTTTCTCACCTGAAACTGTATGAAAGATCCTTTTGTATATAAGATGTATTTATttgaactttattcaaatggAGGTTGGTGTGATGTGagaaaacagatgttttatgtAATTAAACccccctttaaaggagcatgaggcaggatttatgaaaaaaatgcatatacattttaagttttctagtaataatgtcagatgaagcgctccaaaccaaaaagaatgagccctctagtgtatctctctgttgccttgaacaggctgtgtgctgcaaaatgtgctgcaattctgggccggaatttcccgcgctgtcttgTGGAtttgacgtcaaatgacgctgcatgcgcgttctcggcgGCGCACAAGTAAACATATGCGTTTGAGttatggaggcagcttcaacttgaattgggactgaaaacagatgctgacatggctcatttcctactgaccaggtaagataacattgtaagtcatatttagagcttgatttgaaaatcaaatgagattacacacgcgctcccgtgccggcttcactgttggctgcaggaaccccgacgtcGTCGTgccgctaatgagtctcatttcttattcttgcctcatgctcctttaaaacagcCTGCTAGTAAATATTAATGGATTAGCCCCCTAAAATCTTACTTTGAGGAGAATATCAAGAATAAATGGCTGTTATAAAACCATATCTAGGTACATTGAATGTAAGACACGCAGTATTGAGGGTGAAGTAACTGTCAACATTGAGCATTGTAACAGCGTTAGAGGAAGCTACGgcccaaaaatgaaaaataaaaacggctTAACCTCAGCTTCATTTTATCGTGGCGTAATAAAGCAATTTCCAGGCCTCTTTTTGGATAAATTGTCGACTCATTCTGCTGCTAGCTACAGAGCTAACTAGCTTTGTCGGCCTCGTCGATAGCGAAGGAACACGTCCTGTTTCTGCAATAAAACTCCCTTTTTGAACGACATTGAGCCAATTTCACGAATTAAACTGTCCGAGAGATGTGACCGAGCAGCTTTTATCATCGTTAGCTGGTTAGCACATTAGTGGTGTGCTAACCAGCTAAAGCAGTTAATCATCTCGCCACGTTCTGAAGTAAGTAATTATAACCAAAAACAACATACTCTTCAAAGACAACCGATATAATACTGATGTTTTTAACCACACTGTGTTGTTTCTACTTTGTACAACAGTTTTATTCACGGTATCGTTCACCAGACTAACACATCATGTTAGTCTGCTGTCAACTTAAACGTTAGCCTAGCAATTTTCACGTgcatttatcttatttatttatttaaaaagaatgCACCAATCAGATTGGTTTCCATCTATATCATCTTTCCAAATGAAACATTACTCAGACTAAAACACACATAAATTACAGAGAatctaaatattttaaatcAACTATGTCTGAATGCTTTGATTGCTGTAAGTATTGTTTTAAGACAGACgtggaaaaataaaagcctgaACTCCACTGAAACTTTATAACATTGGTGGAGACTGAAAGGCAAAAGAATTAATATCCCAAAAGCATCGATTTAGCACAGAAAAGTATTCAAAAGAAGAGAATCACATCTCATTTTCCGTTCTTTGTTTCATAATATATGGGaataaatactgttaaaaaaaagttgcttGGAGctctttcatttgttttcagaCATGTTTCCATTCACATTTAATACCCGTGGCCCCTCTGGAGCCCGTCCCCCAGGTCCCAGGTTCCTCCCCTGATGTCCTTCCCTCCATCGGGGCTCGGGGGCATTTTGGGTCGGTGAGCCTGCAGTTTCCTGCTGCTGCATTTATTTATCAAGGTTCCACGTCTAACTGAACTGATAACCTCTTCGTATTCTGGGAAGTTCCATCAATTATTCCCACGTTTTAGCTCTTCGCAGCCACCTCATTATTTCAGTCATCAGGCAAAAGGGGGCCACCTTTCGACACTTAGACTAGATAATGAAAAGGTTAAACGCAGTGAGGAAAAAGTTTGAGTAAGAAGCAATTTTtagagacttttattttgaaggatgcTAAGCCACCAGAGTAAATCCTCACATAACATTAAGTAATGAAGCATATAAAATACAGCTTTAAGCATTCAAGAAATCCTAATAAACATCCTCCAGCTGAGGGGAAGTGGCTGCTGCTGGCTCCCATGTTTCACTTCTGATTAACTTGTATTTATGTTTGCAAATGCTCCGCCAGACTCAAATATTGCTGCGAGCCCTCATTAAGATGATGgctgttttgtgtgtgtttgggcttttcttttttaacaccCACCCCCCTCTGGGACTCGCACAAACCAGCTGTTTATACACCACTCCGCTCACTTTAAATGGAAATCGTGGGAAACAAATATTAGTACGCTTGCTTAGATAAACCTGCTaaggtgtttattttattgtcttacAAACAATCCCCATCCTCGGAGGGGATCGTGTCATTGCCGAGCTCCTGGAAGGAATAACGTCCTGGATCAGGATTTAGTCATTGCCAGTGTCATTGCCATATTGAGAGTCAGAGGAAAACagtaaattgtttttttataaacgTCAATATCGCTCTATAATGTTAAAGTCAATGTTATTTTAGTCTACAAAGGCTATTTATTCAATTCTTTACTTGTTTGTAGGCATCTCAGAGGTCTAATGTGTCAGATTTAATGCCATCTAGGCATCCCATAATCCTGGCAGCCCACCATAAAACAGAGTCTGAGGCACAAACACCCAAACCAGCCCTggtatattgtatatatatatatatatatatatatatatatatatatatatatatatatatatatatacacacatatataaacatacatacaCTCACCGTTCACTTTgttaggtacacctgtccaactgcgtgttaatgcaaatttctaatcagccaatcacatggcagcagctTGATGCATTTAGGTATGTAGACGaggtcaagacgatctgctgcagttcaaaccgagcatcagaatggggaggaagggtgatttaagtgactttgaacgtgggatggttgttggtgccagaagGGTGGCTGGGAGAAAAACGTTGCCTGCTCTGATGAGTCTCCATTTCTGCTGCCACATTCATATGttagggtcagaatttggcatcaacaacatgaaagcatggatccatcctgcctcgtATCAAcggttggtggtggtggtggtggtgtaaaacctgggatatacttgcagttcagaccacgtacgccacgcgtatcctgcgttcatttgacgcgtcgacatgcacgttctcaaaaagacactgaactcGTACGTGACCTGCAGGtctcgctctggccgcgagtggcactggtcccggtctgataccagctgaccacaagtgacgacgcggaggtcgctggcgccgtttcctttgccgagatcgcaaccaaagcaatgttataatctcctcttcatccaatggtgtcatgtaaacttgttcgttgttctaatctgctactgctactactgctgctactactgaaTATTTAATCAcgtttccaactgttgctctgcttactgccccctatcggttaccgccggtacgacgcgctctccttgCGTACTACACAAGCGacgttgcggttggtggtgcacgcgaacggacgtgaacggacgcgaacgcaagcaccaacagcaagtatatctggggcTTAAGGgggtgggggatattttcctgggacactttgggcccattagtaccaacCAAGCATCGTGTCAACGGCACAGCCTACCTTAGTATTGTTACTGACCacgtccatccctttatgaccacagtgtaccatATTGGCTACTCACAGCAGGATAACGCATGATaaagaatcatctcagactggtttcttgaactcaaacggcctccacagtcaccagatctcagtccAATAGAGCACATTTGGGAAGTGGTGGACGTGAGATtcgcatcatggatgtgcagctgacaaatctgcagcaactgcgtgatgccatcatgtcaatatggaccaaactctgaggaatgtttccagtaccttgttgaatctattaATGGAGGATTAATGCAGctctgaaggcaaaagggggcCCAATCTTGTACTggcaaggtgtacctaataaagtggccggtgagtgtgtgtgtgtatctgtgtgtgtgtgtgtatgatacaaaaacgtcacaatacgtgtcgtggaggtgacaaagtgtatcgtgatattgggttattaatattaatctattgtgttgactagtaacgcgcatctgaaaaaagaagaaagtcaaatcatacatgagagaaactattcagtttgtggcaaaatatttgtacttgtataaactgaagatgcataatgcaaatctgacatttacttttagttcagtttgtggaaaatggttggcctggctttctctttaaaacttaaacagttataaagcattacaaactgtaacaatagggcaaatgcacagcattgttttgtattttgtgtctttcaaataaaagacaatttattccagtcatatgttcctcattcaaggttgttaaaaaaatactgctataatatcgtatcgttatcgtgacctcaatatcgtgtatcgtaccgtatcatgagattagtgtatcgttacacccctaa encodes:
- the LOC133424894 gene encoding complement C1q-like protein 2; the encoded protein is MALLLLAVAVPLLLLRSSDSSAHHFEMMGTCRMVCDPYKPKPGGQATAMEVIQGVAPPPQPPMAQGSRGEPGRPGKPGPKGPPGEPGPPGPRGPPGERGGGNAGAGDGGTKLGFPARAADNELDGTNSTAGSGFRIAFYVGLKNPHEGYEVLKFDDVITNLGNNYDSSTGKFTCHVSGIYFFTYHVLMRGGDGTSMWADLCKNGQVRASAIAQDADQNYDYASNSAVLHLDSGDEVYVKLDGGKAHGGNNNKYSTFSGFILYPD